Proteins from one Scleropages formosus chromosome 14, fSclFor1.1, whole genome shotgun sequence genomic window:
- the LOC108928987 gene encoding uncharacterized protein C21orf62-like produces MRWSGCLSLIHSPVLWALVALLPAAFTVVVASPSTGSRPPPQPPPNSTLLFDNVDNANSLRNCSCASEIQDCNNALANLLCSCHTVLRSSLPPAGLSVQGGLTVWVHDAWLLRELLNGSAVQDLRLSACSPALLMPLAPPPFLALFGLRRLRVYSSTPGATHPEQTLTISTEPGREERGEVPESPGFANPTLLHVSFLDVSLLSGLSSLKAYSVSSPSAASITQHFPHLPLPRTTLHSNHPLQDCLLTFIY; encoded by the coding sequence ATGCGTTGGAGTGGCTGCCTCTCGTTAATCCATTCTCCTGTCCTGTGGGCGCTGGTCGCTCTCCTCCCTGCTGCCTTCACCGTGGTCGTGGCATCCCCGAGCACGGGGTcacgcccccctccccagccgCCCCCCAACAGCACACTGCTGTTTGACAATGTCGACAATGCCAACAGCCTGCGCAACTGCAGCTGCGCATCCGAGATCCAGGACTGCAACAACGCGCTGGCCAACCTGCTGTGCAGCTGTCACACTGTGCTGCGCTCCtcactgccccctgctggcctcaGCGTGCAGGGTGGCCTAACGGTGTGGGTCCATGACGCTTGGCTGCTGCGGGAGCTGCTGAACGGCAGCGCGGTGCAGGATCTGCGCTTGTCCGCTTGCAGTCCCGCCCTCTTGATGCCACTGGCCCCGCCGCCATTTCTGGCGCTATTTGGTCTGCGCAGGCTGCGGGTGTACAGCTCCACTCCTGGTGCCACCCACCCTGAGCAAACACTCACCATCTCCACCGAGCCTGGGAGGGAAGAGAGGGGGGAGGTGCCCGAGTCGCCGGGGTTTGCCAATCCCACTCTCTTGCACGTCTCCTTCCTGGACGTGTCCCTGCTCAGTGGCCTGTCCTCCCTCAAGGCCTACAGCGTGAGCAGCCCCTCTGCTGCCTCAATTACCCAGCACTTCCCCCATCTGCCCCTGCCCCGCACAACCTTGCACTCCAACCACCCCCTCCAGGACTGTCTCCTTACCTTCATCTACTAG